Proteins encoded in a region of the Drosophila sechellia strain sech25 chromosome 2L, ASM438219v1, whole genome shotgun sequence genome:
- the LOC6611562 gene encoding adult cuticle protein 1 yields the protein MKFAVAVIFTLALAMGVQSSVIPLLSQVAGHGLSYTAVSGPAVVASPWAVPAAHWPAAVNVASWPPAAIHAAAPAVVAAHAPAVVAAHAPSVVVAPVAHSGVYTAQTRGAIHTAPLAGHIQSVASINAAPAPGTL from the exons ATGAAA TTCGCCGTCGCCGTTATCTTCACCTTGGCCCTCGCCATGGGCGTGCAGTCGTCTGTGATCCCCCTGCTGTCCCAGGTGGCTGGACATGGACTGTCCTACACCGCTGTTTCCGGACCCGCTGTGGTGGCCTCTCCCTGGGCCGTTCCCGCCGCCCACTGGCCCGCCGCCGTAAACGTTGCTTCGTGGCCTCCAGCAGCGATCCACGCCGCCGCTCCTGCCGTGGTTGCTGCCCATGCTCCCGCTGTGGTTGCTGCTCATGCTCCTTCCGTCGTCGTGGCCCCAGTGGCCCACAGCGGCGTCTACACTGCCCAGACCCGTGGTGCTATCCACACCGCTCCTCTGGCCGGACACATCCAGTCGGTGGCCTCCATCAATGCCGCTCCCGCACCCGGAACCTTGTAA
- the LOC6611563 gene encoding adult cuticle protein 1: MKFAVAVVMFVCALAGAHASWAQIAPGVSYVSPVAHGAGLWNGAWNGAWNGAWNGAWNGAPWGAPAAVAVHASAAPWGLTGAGWHGAAVPGINLAQGPGLAAGHGHEGVYVAKTRGAIHTAPLAGHINSATSVNVAPAPGTL, translated from the exons ATGAAG TTCGCCGTTGCCGTAGTCATGTTCGTGTGCGCCCTGGCTGGAGCTCATGCCTCGTGGGCCCAGATCGCTCCCGGTGTGTCCTATGTGAGCCCCGTGGCCCATGGAGCCGGTCTGTGGAACGGAGCCTGGAATGGTGCCTGGAACGGTGCCTGGAACGGCGCCTGGAACGGTGCTCCCTGGGGTGCCCCTGCCGCCGTTGCCGTCCATGCCAGCGCTGCTCCCTGGGGTCTGACCGGTGCCGGATGGCACGGCGCTGCTGTTCCCGGAATCAACCTGGCCCAGGGACCCGGTCTCGCCGCCGGCCATGGCCATGAGGGCGTCTATGTGGCCAAGACCCGTGGTGCCATCCACACCGCTCCCCTCGCCGGACACATCAACTCCGCCACCTCCGTAAACGTGGCCCCTGCCCCCGGAACTCTGTAA
- the LOC6611561 gene encoding sodium- and chloride-dependent GABA transporter 1 — protein MKGICGEQLNNCMLLGDCENSEHGTELPGDFTGEPVETETGGGMGGSLALAARRIRSRQVHSMAVRSGSAYDTLERPYRHDKCRGRWAKSADFYFASCTHAFSSMIFSELSTFGILHGGWLLFIIAYLMGMLFYSLPIFLIQAFLGQFSSSGTISAFRVAPIFKGIGYAILLINLGTLTYYSIGAVVPLIYTVNSIHPAIPWMSCNNSWNTQECSLHENYDVDDYRVDPHSTVEFFRSTIASTAKGSTSMSISWSMLIGVLSIWLVVLALLLKPVAFIGKVLRCSCVLMFGFFVAVFLYLLIHEQVTFDTLHYYWMPQLDSFDSILATTRTALLMAGGVLGPGWGSIITLSSYNNFRRDAERLSIWVCLTHITIGLMGLLCCNVAHDHFEDHVGMMPLHVDEKHHMQFLYLCFSYLFGRFTTTPNLWAFLFFGIIFLSELCALIIQMMSVVTALFDEFETLRSRRILVISSLVFCLTASSVYFCTQLGFSQLTQLPNLAVFTHLLISGILVLMTTWVYGRVRFQCDLQFMLGKTISSFKIFFIRFATPIFLGLCLFQLTYLFTRDRIHDVLIYVSQGLILLTAMSYMVYKVCRTNGDWRQRLQQCLAPHDWHPVDADNRRFYEEIMGISEMLVIDANANTT, from the exons ATGAAGGGCATCTGCGGTGAGCAGCTCAACAATTGCATGCTCCTGGGCGACTGTGAGAATAGTGAACATGGCACAGAGCTGCCCGGTGATTTTACCGGGGAGCCAGTGGAAACGGAGACCGGAGGCGGAATGGGCGGTAGTCTGGCCCTGGCCGCCCGTCGAATTCGAAGCCGCCAGGTGCACAGCATGGCCGTGCGATCGGGCAGTGCGTATGATACCCTGGAGCGACCATATCGGCATGACAAATGTCGTGGTCGTTGGGCCAAATCGGCGGACTTTTACTTTGCCAGCTGCACACATGCCTTCAGTTCGATGATCTTCTCGGAGCTCTCCACCTTTGGCATACTTCATGGCGGTTGGC ttttgtttataatCGCCTACCTGATGGGAATGCTATTTTACTCGCTGCCAATATTTTTGATCCAAGCCTTTTTGGGACAGTTTTCATCTTCTGGAACCATATCAGCATTTCGCGTGGCACCCATATTTAAAG GCATTGGCTACGCCATTCTGCTCATCAATCTGGGAACGCTCACCTATTACAGCATTGGAGCTGTGGTGCCCCTCATCTATACCGTGAATTCAATACACCCAGCGATACCCTGGATGAGTTGCAACAACAGTTGGAATACCCAGGAGTGCTCCTTGCACGAGAACTACGACGTCGAT GACTATAGGGTTGATCCTCATTCCACGGTAGAGTTTTTCAG GTCGACGATTGCCTCTACTGCAAAAGGTTCCACTTCCATGAGCATATCGTGGTCCATGCTCATAGGCGTTTTGTCCATTTGGCTGGTGGTTCTGGCCTTGCTGCTCAAGCCAGTTGCTTTT ATTGGGAAAGTTCTGCGATGTTCTTGCGTGCTGATGTTCGGCTTCTTCGTCGCTGTTTTCTTATACTTACTTATTCACGAGCAAGTCACGTTTGATACCCTGCATTATTATTGGATGCCCCAGTTGGATAGCTTTGACAgcatcctggcaacaactcGCACCGCCCTCCTGATGGCCGGAGGAGTCTTGGGGCCCGGTTGGGGCAGTATCATAACCTTGTCCAGCTACAACAACTTTCGCAGAGATGCCGAAAGACTGAGTATCTGGGTGTGCCTTACTCATATTACCATTGGATTAATGGGACTGCTCTGCTGTAATGTGGCTCACGATCACTTTGAGG ATCACGTGGGTATGATGCCATTACATGTGGATGAGAAGCATCATATGCAGTTCCTGTATCTCTGCTTCTCCTACTTGTTTGGACGGTTTACGACGACTCCAAATCTCTGGGCATTTCTGTTCTTTGGCATAATATTTTTATCAGAACTATGTGCCTTG atcATTCAAATGATGTCCGTTGTTACTGCCTTGTTCGATGAGTTCGAGACACTGCGTTCAAGAAGAATTCTGGTAATTTCATCGCTGGTCTTCTGCCTCACAGCCTCCTCTGTATATTTTTGTACTCAG TTGGGCTTTAGTCAGCTGACTCAGTTGCCAAATTTGGCGGTGTTTACACACTTGCTTATTTCGGGTATCCTTGTGCTGATGACCACTTGGGTTTATGGACGCGTTCGATTCCAGTGCGACTTGCAGTTTATGTTAGGCAAAACGATCTcaagtttcaaaattttctttatacgctttgccacgcccattttTTTGGGACTGTGCCTG TTCCAACTTACCTATTTATTTACGCGTGATCGCATACACGACGTCCTGATTTATGTGAGTCAGGGCTTGATTCTCCTTACGGCCATGTCTTATATGGTTTACAAGGTATGCCGGACGAATGGCGATTGGCGCCAGCGATTGCAACAGTGCCTCGCACCACATGACTGGCATCCGGTGGATGCGGACAACCGGCGATTCTACGAGGAAATCATGGGCATCTCGGAGATGCTGGTTATAGATGCCAATGCCAACACCACATAG
- the LOC6611565 gene encoding adult cuticle protein 1 produces the protein MSVSFVSSVTEITKANMKFAVVVVLFALAWGVNSSVVPLLTSAHGLVVGAPAVAGSVAIQASAVPAAVPLALSPAGPVLIQSGPAVVAAPVPAAVVAAHAPAVVAVAAPEASYVAKTRGAVHVAPLPGHVQSAASVNLEPAPGTW, from the exons ATGTCAGTTAGTTTCGTTTCAAGCGTCACTGAGATCACAAAAGCCAACATGAAG TTCGCCGTTGTCGTAGTCCTGTTTGCTTTGGCCTGGGGTGTCAACAGCTCGGTGGTGCCACTCCTGACCTCCGCCCACGGTCTGGTGGTCGGTGCTCCCGCCGTCGCCGGTTCGGTGGCCATCCAGGCATCTGCGGTTCCCGCTGCCGTTCCTCTGGCCCTGTCCCCAGCCGGACCCGTGCTCATCCAGTCTGGACCAGCTGTGGTTGCCGCTCCCGTTCCCGCCGCCGTGGTTGCTGCCCACGCCCCCGCCGTGGTGGCCGTCGCCGCTCCGGAGGCCAGCTATGTTGCCAAGACCCGTGGAGCTGTCCATGTGGCTCCTTTGCCCGGACATGTGCAGTCCGCTGCCTCCGTGAACCTGGAACCCGCACCAGGCACCTGGTAA
- the LOC6611564 gene encoding ATP synthase subunit g, mitochondrial, with amino-acid sequence MSQLVAKAKTLVNKMIVAARPQLYEFWKYAKVELTPPLPADFQKLKQTAESAKLASKKDMKGQLKKSGLSQVTVGEAWLNVLVTVEVITWFYMGEVIGRRHFVGYKV; translated from the exons ATGAGTCAATTGGTTGCCAAGGCGAAGACCCTAGTAAACA AAATGATTGTGGCAGCACGTCCGCAGCTCTATGAATTCTGGAAGTATGCCAAGGTGGAGCTGACACCGCCACTGCCCGCTGATTTCCAGAAGCTGAAGCAGACCGCTGAGTCCGCCAAGTTGGCCTCCAAGAAGGATATGAAGGGGCAGCTGAAGAAGTCCGGACTTTCCCAGGTGACCGTCGGTGAGGCCTGGCTAAATGTGCTGGTCACCGTGGAGGTGATTACCTGGTTCTACATGGGCGAGGTCATCGGTCGTCGTCACTTTGTCGGCTACAAGGTTTAG